The following are encoded in a window of Thunnus albacares chromosome 9, fThuAlb1.1, whole genome shotgun sequence genomic DNA:
- the ptger3 gene encoding prostaglandin E2 receptor EP3 subtype — protein MIWDGCDSLEGLQTTAGAMLGTNVSKSLRECNATKNSSLGNVSVGFPITMMITGMVGNSLALILVCISYRKKENKRKKSFLLCIGSLALTDLFGQLLTSPIVISVYRADLKWERIDSSGNLCAFFGVCMTTFGLCALFLASAMAIERAMAITNPHWYSNHMKTSVTKQTLAAIWCVVLLFALLPIAGVGKYTRQWPGTWCFISTGDREVTGNMFFSITFAVLGIFSLLITVSCNVVTIRGLIIRCKTKSGTSQSSKQWERLTTETVIQLLGIMCVLLICWSPLLVLMLRMISTQVSSHQCNSTVVPVNQTAGQDVQLDCNFFLTAIRLASLNQILDPWVYLLLREILLRKFCIMANAVSNCSLEEQKETQTALDALNKLNHENNSLHKPQSS, from the exons ATGATTTGGGACGGTTGTGATTCTCTTGAGGGCCTGCAAACCACCGCTGGAGCGATGCTTGGCACCAACGTCTCCAAATCATTGCGCGAATGCAATGCCACCAAGAATTCCAGTTTGGGAAATGTATCAGTTGGTTTCCCCATAACCATGATGATCACTGGCATGGTGGGCAACTCATTAGCTCTAATTCTGGTGTGTATCTCTTACAGAAAGAAggagaataaaaggaaaaagtctTTCTTACTTTGCATTGGATCGCTGGCGTTGACTGACCTGTTTGGACAGCTTTTGACAAGTCCAATAGTGATATCAGTTTACCGAGCTGATCTGAAATGGGAGCGTATCGACTCATCGGGCAATTTGTGCGCTTTTTTTGGTGTGTGCATGACAACTTTTGGCCTGTGCGCCCTCTTCTTGGCCAGTGCCATGGCAATTGAAAGGGCTATGGCGATAACAAACCCCCACTGGTACTCCAATCACATGAAGACAAGTGTGACAAAGCAGACTCTGGCTGCTATATGGTGTGTTGTGTTGCTCTTCGCGCTGCTGCCCATTGCAGGGGTCGGGAAATACACACGCCAGTGGCCGGGCACCTGGTGCTTTATCAGCACCGGGGACAGAGAAGTCACGGGCAATATGTTTTTCTCCATCACTTTCGCTGTACTTGGGATTTTCTCTCTGCTTATAACAGTTTCCTGCAATGTGGTGACGATCCGGGGCTTAATTATCCGGTGTAAAACAAAGTCTGGCACATCTCAGTCTTCAAAGCAGTGGGAACGGCTCACCACGGAGACCGTCATTCAGCTGTTAGGGATTATGTGCGTCCTGCTTATATGCTGGTCTCCTCTGCTG GTGCTGATGCTGCGGATGATCTCTACTCAGGTATCCTCCCATCAATGCAATTCAACAGTAGTGCCCGTTAATCAAACCGCTGGCCAAGATGTCCAGTTAGACTGTAATTTCTTTCTGACGGCCATCCGCCTGGCCTCTCTCAACCAGATCCTGGACCCATGGGTCTATTTGCTCCTCAGGGAGATCCTCCTCCGCAAGTTCTGCATCATGGCTAATGCCGTGTCCAACTGCTCCCTAGAGGAACAGAAGGAGACTCAGACGGCGCTGGACGCTCTAAACAAGCTGAATCATGAAAACAACAGCCTTCATAAACCACAGAGTAGCTAA
- the zranb2 gene encoding zinc finger Ran-binding domain-containing protein 2, which produces MSGKNFRVSDGDWICPDKKCGNVNFARRTSCNRCGREKTTEAKMMKAGGTEIGKTLAEKSRGLFSANDWQCKTCGNVNWARRSECNMCNTPKYAKLEERTGYGGGFNERENVEYIEREESDGEYDEFGRKKKKYRGKTNSTSSSKESEKKEVPKDEEEEEEDDEDDEEGDLSKYKLDDDDEEDDGDLSKYDLDASDDDDDKQAKKKGSRSGSSRSRSSSRSSSSSSRSRSRSRSRSSSSSRSGSRSRSHSRSSSRSGKGSSPRKRSRSPSSSPERRQKRSRSRSSSGGRKRRRSRSRSSERRRGHSSGSSHSGSSSKKK; this is translated from the exons ATGTCGGGGAAGAATTTTCGAGTCAGCGACGGGGACTGGATTTGTCCTGATAAAAA GTGTGGAAATGTGAACTTTGCAAGAAGAACTAGTTGTAACAGATGTGGCAGGG agaaaaccaCAGAGGCAAAGATGATGAAAGCAGGAGGAACAGAGATTGGGAAAACTCTAGCTGAGAAGAGCAGAGGCCTCTTCAGTGCAAATGATTGGCAGTGTAAAAC ATGTGGTAATGTGAATTGGGCCAGGAGGTCAGAGTGCAACATGTGTAACACACCGAAATATGCCAAGCTTGAAGAGAGAACAG GGTATGGTGGAGGATTTAATGAAAGGGAGAATGTGGAATACATTGAACGAGAGGAATCAGATGGTGAATATGATGAG tttggtaggaaaaagaaaaagtatcgTGGGAAGACCAACAGCACATCCTCCTcaaaagaaagtgaaaagaaagaagtgccaaaagatgaagaggaggaggaggaagatgatgaagatgacgaAGAGGGTGACCTTTCCAAATACAAACTGGAT gatgatgatgaggaagacGATGGAGATCTATCAAAGTATGACCTGGACGCCAGCGATGATGACGACGACAAGCAGGCTAAGAAAAAGGGCAGCCGCTCGGGCTCGTCCCGTTCTCGCTCATCCTCACGCTCCTCCAGCTCCAGTTCACGGTCGAGGTCCAG gtCCCGCTCTAGGAGCTCATCTAGTTCCCGATCTGGATCTCGCTCGAGGTCCCACTCCAG ATCCAGCTCCAGGTCTGGAAAGGGCTCCTCTCCCCGGAAGAGGTCCCGCTCACCTTCCTCCTCAcctgagaggagacagaagcgCAGTCGCTCCAGGTCCTCATCTGGAGGGAGAAAACGGAGGCGTTCTAGATCACGTTCGTCCGAAAG GCGCCGCGGCCACTCCTCTGGATCCTCCCATTCTGGCTCCAGTTCAAAAAAGAAATAA